A part of Hippopotamus amphibius kiboko isolate mHipAmp2 chromosome 16, mHipAmp2.hap2, whole genome shotgun sequence genomic DNA contains:
- the PDP2 gene encoding pyruvate dehydrogenase [acetyl-transferring]-phosphatase 2, mitochondrial, which yields MSTTVSWIFNSARNSIATLQGGQRLYSRYASNRIKSKWRLFPRGPATLKNNASCGGIALQKAYRHTSTEEDDFHLQLSPKKVNEVLRAGESAHKVLDLVSGVPNSVLRFESNQLGANSPVEDRGGVAACLQTNGLMFGIFDGHGGHACAQAVSERLFYYVAVSLMSQQTLEQMEGAVESMKPLLPILQWLKHPGDSIYKDVTSVHLDHLRVYWQELLNLHMEMGLNIEEALMHSFQRLDSDISLEIQAPLEDEMTRNLSLQVAFSGATACMAHVDGVHLHVANAGDCRAILGVQEDNGMWSCMPLTRDHNAWNPTELSRLKREHPESEHRTITMDNRLLGVLMPYRAFGDVQLKWSKELQRSVLERGFDTEALNIYQLTPPHYYTPPYLTARPEVTYHRLRPQDKFLVLASDGLWDVLGNEDVVRLVVEHLADAGRHKPDLAQRPANLGLMQSLLLQRKSQGFHAADQNAATRLIRYAIGSNEYGEMEPERLSAMLTLPEDLARMYRDDITVTVVYFNSDSVGASYEGS from the coding sequence ATGTCAACTACTGTGTCCTGGATTTTCAATTCTGCAAGGAACAGCATTGCCACATTACAAGGAGGACAACGTTTATATTCAAGGTATGCCTCAAACAGGATTAAATCAAAATGGAGGCTCTTTCCCCGGGGGCCAGCTACCCTGAAAAACAATGCCTCATGTGGTGGCATTGCTCTGCAGAAAGCCTATAGACACACATCAACAGAAGAAGATGATTTCCACTTGCAGCTCAGCCCCAAGAAGGTAAATGAAGTGCTGCGAGCCGGTGAGTCAGCCCATAAGGTTCTTGACCTTGTCAGTGGAGTCCCAAATTCAGTATTGCGGTTTGAGAGCAACCAGCTGGGTGCCAATTCCCCAGTGGAGGACCGGGGAGGTGTAGCTGCCTGCCTGCAGACCAATGGGCTGATGTTTGGCATCTTCGATGGACATGGTGGCCACGCATGTGCTCAAGCAGTGAGCGAGAGGCTCTTCTACTACGTGGCAGTGTCACTGATGTCCCAGCAGACGCTGGAACAGATGGAGGGGGCAGTGGAAAGCATGAAGCCCCTGCTGCCCATCCTGCAGTGGCTCAAGCACCCAGGGGACAGTATCTACAAGGATGTCACATCAGTACACCTTGATCACCTCCGTGTCTACTGGCAGGAGCTGCTGAACCTGCACATGGAAATGGGGCTGAACATTGAGGAAGCATTAATGCACTCCTTCCAGAGACTGGATTCTGACATCTCGCTAGAGATCCAGGCCCCCCTGGAGGATGAGATGACCAGGAACCTTTCACTGCAGGTTGCTTTCTCAGGGGCAACAGCTTGCATGGCCCATGTCGATGGAGTTCACTTGCATGTGGCAAATGCTGGTGACTGCCGGGCCATCCTTGGTGTCCAGGAGGACAATGGCATGTGGTCTTGCATGCCCCTCACCCGGGACCACAATGCATGGAACCCAACCGAGCTGTCACGGCTAAAGAGGGAGCATCCTGAGTCAGAGCACAGGACAATCACCATGGACAACAGGCTGCTGGGTGTCCTTATGCCCTACAGGGCCTTTGGGGACGTCCAGCTGAAGTGGAGTAAAGAGCTACAGCGCAGCGTCCTGGAGCGGGGCTTTGACACCGAGGCCCTCAATATTTACCAGTTAACCCCCCCACACTACTACACTCCACCTTACCTGACGGCCAGGCCCGAGGTCACATACCACAGGCTGAGGCCCCAGGATAAGTTCCTCGTGCTGGCCTCTGATGGCCTGTGGGACGTGCTGGGCAATGAGGATGTGGTGAGGCTGGTGGTGGAGCACCTGGCTGACGCGGGTCGGCACAAGCCAGACTTGGCCCAGAGACCCGCCAACCTGGGACTCATGCAGAGCCTGCTGCTGCAGAGGAAATCCCAGGGGTTCCATGCTGCCGACCAAAATGCAGCCACACGTCTGATCAGATACGCCATAGGGAGCAACGAGTATGGGGAGATGGAGCCTGAGCGGCTGTCAGCAATGCTGACATTGCCAGAGGACTTGGCGAGGATGTACAGAGATGATATCACTGTCACTGTGGTGTATTTTAACTCAGACTCAGTTGGTGCATCTTACGAGGGGAGTTAA
- the LOC130839277 gene encoding 60S ribosomal protein L30-like produces MVAAKQVESRWSQINSRLQLVMASGKHVLGYKQTLKMIRQGKVNLDILANNCPALRKSELEYSTMLIKTGVHHYSSNNIEVDAVCGKYYRVCTLALVDSGDD; encoded by the coding sequence ATGGTGGCAGCAAAGCAAGTGGAAAGTCGCTGGAGTCAGATCAATTCTAGGCTCCAACTGGTTATGGCAAGTGGAAAGCATGTGCTGGGGTACAAGCAGACTCTGAAAATGATCAGACAAGGCAAAGTGAACCTGGACATCCTTGCCAACAACTGCCCAGCCTTGAGGAAATCTGAATTAGAGTACTCCACCATGTTGATCAAAACTGGCGTCCATCACTACAGCAGCAATAATATTGAAGTGGACGCAGTGTGTGGAAAATACTACAGAGTATGCACACTGGCTCTCGTTGATTCAGGTGATGATTAG